A stretch of Hypomesus transpacificus isolate Combined female unplaced genomic scaffold, fHypTra1 scaffold_143, whole genome shotgun sequence DNA encodes these proteins:
- the LOC124488563 gene encoding E3 SUMO-protein ligase ZBED1-like has product MDDFRQKPMDNTTKKKVTATIAKWVATACRPINVVEDEGLADIIRIASNDWTYKLPSRATITSHVQTLHETEKAKVQQALEETKSVAFTGDYWTSLSNHNYLGVTAHYFDPQWKLQSHALTVLKTEDRHFANAVAEHFMLVAREWDIQHKVVSLTTDSARNMIAAARQLPFEHMPCIAHIVHRAVTVSLTNSPFDSALAKCRKVVGHFKHSPANQAELEQQQVAHHQNKESLAQEVSTRWNSTLEMIKRVQRNAEPLRDALAQHTTNVAMPTATELEKLKKLEAVLEHCRYVSELLGGETFVSCSAVLPALCHLSRVMEVTEDDPAYMIKFKETFAADMEGRKEKTNITWLRVATALDPRFKDLKCLGKPHRAKVWDAIRALLLEMERHAQPVNQVTPEPPMKKPTLMLAHKSSSDEEEDSIEQCLEHYKAEPLAGMDDCPQEWWSTHEGAHSEMACLARKYLATPATSDQSDIE; this is encoded by the exons ATGGATGACTTCAGACAGAAGCCCATGGACAACACAACTAAAAAGAAAGTTACTGCAACCATAGCTAAATGGGTGGCTActgcatgtaggcctattaacgttgtggaggacgagggtctAGCTGATATCATTCGCATTGCATCCAACGACTGGACCTACAAATTGCCTTCTAGAGCCACCATTACAAGCCACGTACAGACATTGCACGAAACAGAGAAGGCTAAGGTACAGCAGGCGTTGGAGGAGACAAAATCAGTTGCGTTCACTGGTGATTACTGGACTTCCCTCAGTAATCACAACTACCTCGGGGTCACAGCCCATTACTTTGATCCACAGTGGAAACTTCAGTCGCATGCTTTGACTGTTTTAAAGACAGAAGATAGACACTTCGCTAATGCTGTTGCAGAGCACTTTATGCTAGTAGCTAGAGAGTGGGACATTCAACACAAAGTTGTCTCACTGACCACTGATAGTGCACGCAACATGATTGCAGCGGCCAGGCAGCTCCCCTTTGAGCACATGCCGTGCATCGCACACATTGTGCACCGAGCCGTCACAGTTTCTCTAACCAACAGCCCGTTTGACAGCGCATTGGCAAAATGCAGAAAAGTTGTGGGACATTTTAAGCACAGCCCAGCAAACCAAGCGGAGCTCGAGCAGCAACAAGTCGCACATCATCAGAATAAAGAATCACTCGCACAGGAAGTGTCAACCAGATGGAATAGTACCCTGGAAATGATCAAGCGTGTTCAGCGGAATGCTGAACCTCTGAGAGATGCACTGGCCCAGCACACAACCAATGTCGCCATGCCAACAGCTACTGAGCTGGAGAAACTGAAGAAGCTCGAGGCTGTGCTGGAGCACTGCAG GTATGTTTCTGAACTTCTGGGAGGAGAGACGTTTGTGTCTTGCTCAGCGGTGCTGCCAGCATTATGTCATCTGTCGCGAGTGATGGAGGTCACTGAGGACGACCCAGCTTACATGATCAAGTTCAAAGAAACCTTCGCAGCAGACATGGAAGGTCGCAAGGAGAAGACCAACATCACATGGCTGAGAGTTGCGACAGCACTTGACCCAAG GTTTAAGGACCTCAAGTGTCTGGGCAAACCTCACAGGGCTAAGGTGTGGGATGCGATCCGCGCCTTGCTCCTGGAAATGGAGAGGCATGCACAGCCGGTTAACCAAGTCACGCCTGAGCCTCCTATGAAGAAACCAACTCTCATGCTTGCACATAAGTCTTCgtctgatgaagaggaggacagtATTGAGCAATGTCTGGAGCACTACAAGGCAGAGCCTCTTGCTGGCATGGATGACTGTCCCCAGGAATGGTGGTCCACACATGAAGGGGCACACAGTGAAATGGCCTGCCTTGCACGCAAGTACTTGGCAACACCAGCCACATCT GATCAATCGGACATTGAATGA